GGCAGTCTCGCCGTGGCCAGGGCCGCCAAGGTCGAGCGCGGCCACCAGCATCAGGAGCCCGCGaggctggcggcggccgccgccggggaggcgcCCGCCGAGGGGCGCCGCGCCGTgatgctcgcggcggcggcggcggccgtcgcggccgtcggcggcgccggcgccgccacggcgGGCCCCAAGAACGGGAGCCCCGAGGCGAAGAAGAAGTACGCGCCCATCTGCGTCACCATGCCCACCGCCAAGGTCTGCCACAACTGAGGCCTAGGCCGAGCACGCTACGCGAGCTGCTGGTATGGTATATAACGCGCGCGCGCCGCACGGTTCGCCTCTCCCTGTTGATGCATGATTCTTCGAGCTTAGATGAGACGGCTTGCATGGCCCGGTCGCCATGGACGGTCTCAAAGTTGTAATAATattgttgcaaatttgaagataAAACCGTTCCTGCTTCGTTACACGCGTGTGTGTGTGGTCACCTGCTGATCTCTGTTTGGCTCTGCTCTTGGTGTTGGATTAATGGCGACCTCCTGCTTGCCGGCCATGCTCTGCGAGCGTACGAATTTGAGCTGCGAATTGAACTCGGGTGGATCTCTTCTGGTTTTTTTATCTCTTTCATGCGTCCGTGATGGATCGTGCTCGGCGGCTGTTGTATCGACGACGGTGATTAGTTTAAGCAGGCTAAACGTTGTGCGTTCTATTTCTTGTTCAGTCTTCAGACTAAAGCCAGTGCGCGTGTGAGCAGATGACAGACAAacctttttttttagattaagatgACAGACAAACCTGAAGAGAAAGCCTTGCGGAAGGAGACGGCCCAGTGGGCTGTGGGCCTAGCGGAATGATGTGCCgttcctcat
This window of the Panicum virgatum strain AP13 chromosome 1K, P.virgatum_v5, whole genome shotgun sequence genome carries:
- the LOC120706492 gene encoding photosystem II 5 kDa protein, chloroplastic-like, producing the protein MASLTMMAPSFAAVAAAAPSRRGSLAVARAAKVERGHQHQEPARLAAAAAGEAPAEGRRAVMLAAAAAAVAAVGGAGAATAGPKNGSPEAKKKYAPICVTMPTAKVCHN